A stretch of Halomonas elongata DSM 2581 DNA encodes these proteins:
- a CDS encoding pyocin activator PrtN family protein gives MRRPESTSMPAWLDDAEPVSTAALLYREFGDVLIPIEAVRQRYFRNRKAERFRRALREGEIPLPVVKLDSSYKGQGFICLYQLAAYIEHQARQAAARREVMITTSDSDRRLRDRLIDAVPLTDSRPATAGE, from the coding sequence ATGCGCAGGCCTGAGTCGACGAGCATGCCGGCCTGGCTCGATGACGCCGAGCCGGTCAGTACCGCCGCCCTGCTCTACCGCGAGTTCGGCGACGTGCTGATTCCCATCGAGGCCGTGCGGCAGCGCTATTTCCGCAATCGCAAGGCTGAACGTTTCCGCCGCGCCCTGCGCGAGGGGGAGATCCCTCTCCCTGTAGTGAAGCTGGACAGCAGTTACAAGGGGCAGGGCTTTATCTGCCTCTACCAGCTGGCCGCCTACATCGAGCACCAAGCCCGCCAGGCAGCCGCCCGGCGCGAGGTCATGATCACCACCTCGGACAGCGACCGTCGCCTGCGCGACCGCCTGATCGACGCGGTACCACTCACCGATTCCCGTCCGGCAACCGCCGGGGAATGA
- a CDS encoding phage antirepressor KilAC domain-containing protein, whose product MTRYTLKQAAALLGTGRTTLCRELREMGMLDSHNLGTRQHTSAGRLIVELRTYEHVGLGQPRPYGKTFVTERGLLYIANRLGRDVVTHREAANDAQA is encoded by the coding sequence ATGACCCGCTACACCCTCAAACAAGCCGCCGCCCTGCTCGGCACCGGCCGCACCACCCTGTGCCGCGAGCTGCGCGAGATGGGCATGCTCGACAGCCACAACCTCGGCACCCGGCAGCACACCAGCGCCGGTCGCCTGATCGTCGAGCTGCGCACCTACGAACATGTCGGCCTGGGCCAGCCCCGGCCCTACGGCAAGACGTTCGTGACTGAGCGCGGGCTGCTCTATATCGCCAACCGCCTGGGCCGCGATGTCGTCACCCACCGGGAGGCCGCCAACGATGCGCAGGCCTGA